Proteins encoded in a region of the Bactrocera tryoni isolate S06 chromosome 4, CSIRO_BtryS06_freeze2, whole genome shotgun sequence genome:
- the LOC120774016 gene encoding protein 60A, which yields MPADKSMRQRLRCATTTTTTRSRNATCLHPFEALHRLFCSLLLMPLLVLLLLSQLSIDIDNSLLSGRGGLRMLVAASQSGIYIDNGVDQTIMHRALDEDDKMNVSYEILEFLGLAERPRRKHGHLSLRKSAPQFLLDVYHRLTEEENSEAPSRAKRDLEEQENFITDLDKQAIDQSDIIMTFLNKNHHVDEVRHEHGRRLWFDVSDVPNDNYLMMAELRIYQNPAQGKWLTSGREFTISVYSIVNMEGQRELEVLSSVNTTSDYQGWLELNVTQGLDIWLHDHKSNKGLYIGAHAVNKPEREVKLDDIGLVHPKGDDEYQPFMIGFFRGPELIKSTNHHSRKKRNTPHVRRRKKSEMINPFLDGTVENMRSCQIQTLYIDFKDLGWNDWIIAPEGYGAFYCSGECNFPLNAHMNATNHAIVQTLVHLLEPKKVPKPCCAPTRLGALPVLYHLNEENVNLKKYKNMIVKSCGCH from the exons ATGCCTGCAGACAAATCAATGCGTCAGCGTCTGAGATGTGCCACCACGACCACCACCACCCGCAGCCGCAATGCCACTTGCCTACATCCTTTCGAAGCACTACATCGGCTGTTTTGCTCATTATTGCTGATGCCCTTATTGGTGTTGCTCCTCCTAAGTCAGCTAAGCATAGATATAGACAACAGTTTGCTGAGTGGGCGTGGTGGTCTACGCATGCTGGTTGCAGCTAGTCAATCGGGTATTTACATCGATAACGGCGTCGATCAGACGATAATGCATCGCGCCTTGGACGAAGATGATAAAATGAATGTGTCCTACGAGATTTTGGAGTTTTTGGGTTTAGCGGAGCGACCAAGACGAAAGCATGGACATTTGTCGCTGAG AAAATCGGCGCCACAATTTCTGCTCGATGTTTATCATCGTTTAACCGAAGAGGAGAATAGCGAAGCGCCCTCTCGTGCTAAGCGTGATCTCGAAGAACAAGAGAATTTCATAACAGATTTGGACAAGCAAGCAATCGATCAGAGTGACATTATAATGACGTTTCTCAATAAAA ACCACCATGTCGATGAAGTGCGTCACGAGCATGGTCGACGTCTTTGGTTTGACGTGTCCGATGTGCCAAATGATAATTACTTAATGATGGCCGAGTTACGTATATATCAGAACCCCGCGCAAGGCAAATGGTTGACCAGCGGCAGAGAGTTCACCATCAGCGTCTATTCGATTGTCAATATGGAGGGACAACGGGAATTGGAAGTGCTCTCCTCGGTAAATACGACCTCCGACTATCAGGGTTGGTTGGAATTGAATGTTACACAAGGTCTGGATATATGGTTACATGATCATAAGAGCAATAAGGGGCTTTATATCGGAGCGCATGCGGTGAATAAGCCGGAACGTGAGGTGAAACTGGATGACATTGGTTTGGTGCATCCGAAGGGCGATGATGAGTATCAGCCTTTCATGATTGGTTTCTTCCGCGGTCCAGAG CTGATTAAGTCCACCAATCACCACAGCCGCAAGAAGCGAAACACACCACATGTGCGTCGTCGTAAGAAGTCCGAAATGATCAATCCCTTCCTTGATGGTACCGTTGAAAATATGCGAAGTTGCCAAATACAGACGCTCTACATTGATTTCAAGGACTTGGGTTggaat GATTGGATCATTGCGCCAGAGGGTTATGGCGCCTTCTACTGCAGCGGTGAATGCAATTTTCCACTTAATGCTCACATGAATGCGACCAATCATGCCATTGTCCAGACTTTGGTGCATTTGTTGGAGCCGAAGAAGGTGCCGAAACCTTGCTGTGCGCCCACACGTTTAGGTGCTCTACCCGTCCTATATCACTTGAACGAGGAGAAtgttaatttaaagaaatataaaaatatgattgtGAAGAGCTGTGGATGTCATTAG